From Paenibacillus sp. V4I7, one genomic window encodes:
- a CDS encoding transglycosylase domain-containing protein: MFKSFWKSKRFWQICCGIVLIGCVTVFVSCYSYIRGLDVSKLNQPLPEATLVLDKYGKPASQLSASKVEPVTFSQLPKVLTDAVVAVEDRRFYEHTGIDVRSIFRAVARDVLRGSYSEGASTITQQLARNLFLNADKTLARKLREAAYAIKIDTTYSKNEILEMYLNSIYFGEGSWGVQGAARTYFNKNVKDLTLPEAAVLAALPKAPSRYSPFKDEGQALERRNTVLVLMRDEGKITAQDYEKAKASPLSVVKSDKGNELKGRYPAYVDAVINEAVQVYGFTEEQLLTGGLRITTELDPSVQNAVADVYKDESLFPESKPDQLIQSGAAIVDQRTGGIRALAGGRGEGVFRGFSRATQLKRQPGSSFKPIAVYGPALENGYKPSSILYDGPLNIEGYQPQDWDHRTRGQVTMQEAVVSSWNVPAVWLLHEIGIDRGLQFAKSLGITLPAQDRQLGIALGGLSEGVSPLQMAQAFSAFAAKGVLHQAHTITKIETSSGHLLVGASPKGVPVMQPETAYAITTMLQVAVAQGTGKNAAMNRPVAGKSGTTQLPQTKEFEGLSSGSAKDAWFVGYTPELTAAVWVGYDRTDKEHYLTTSGGAVPAVLFREMMNRALAQAPIVPFDMPIVGAEAQTAKDSHSSEESDEDDKEDKKEREHGNGKGKKR; encoded by the coding sequence ATGTTCAAATCATTTTGGAAGAGTAAAAGGTTTTGGCAAATTTGCTGCGGTATTGTGTTGATTGGATGTGTGACCGTATTCGTGTCTTGTTATTCCTACATTCGTGGACTCGATGTATCGAAATTAAACCAGCCGCTGCCAGAGGCAACACTTGTGCTGGATAAGTACGGTAAACCGGCTTCGCAGTTATCAGCTTCAAAAGTTGAGCCTGTCACGTTTTCACAATTGCCGAAGGTGCTGACGGATGCGGTTGTGGCTGTGGAAGATAGAAGGTTCTATGAGCACACGGGTATTGATGTCAGATCTATCTTCCGTGCGGTTGCTCGTGATGTGCTGCGAGGAAGCTATTCGGAGGGAGCGAGTACAATTACGCAGCAGCTGGCTCGTAATCTGTTTCTCAATGCGGACAAAACACTGGCCCGAAAGCTGAGAGAAGCAGCTTATGCGATCAAAATAGATACAACCTATAGTAAAAATGAAATTCTGGAGATGTACTTAAACAGCATTTATTTCGGGGAAGGGAGCTGGGGGGTACAGGGAGCGGCTAGAACGTATTTTAACAAAAATGTAAAGGATCTAACCCTACCTGAGGCAGCGGTTCTTGCCGCTCTTCCTAAGGCTCCTAGCCGGTACTCACCTTTTAAGGATGAGGGTCAGGCACTCGAGCGAAGGAATACTGTGCTAGTGCTGATGCGTGATGAAGGTAAAATCACCGCGCAGGACTACGAGAAAGCCAAAGCTTCACCGCTAAGTGTCGTTAAATCCGATAAAGGCAATGAGTTGAAGGGACGTTATCCGGCTTATGTCGATGCGGTTATTAATGAAGCCGTTCAAGTGTATGGTTTTACAGAGGAACAGTTGTTGACGGGTGGCTTGCGAATCACGACGGAGCTAGATCCCTCTGTGCAGAATGCAGTTGCGGATGTTTATAAAGACGAGAGTCTATTTCCGGAAAGCAAACCAGATCAGCTCATTCAAAGCGGCGCTGCAATTGTAGATCAGCGAACCGGCGGGATTCGCGCCTTAGCTGGAGGACGAGGAGAAGGAGTCTTCCGTGGGTTCAGTCGTGCAACGCAGTTGAAGAGACAGCCAGGATCATCTTTTAAGCCGATTGCTGTTTATGGACCCGCGTTGGAGAATGGCTATAAGCCATCTTCCATCTTGTATGATGGTCCATTAAACATCGAAGGCTACCAGCCTCAAGATTGGGATCACCGAACGAGAGGGCAAGTGACGATGCAGGAGGCGGTTGTTTCTTCTTGGAACGTGCCAGCCGTGTGGCTGCTTCACGAGATTGGGATTGATCGTGGACTCCAATTTGCTAAATCCCTGGGCATTACTTTACCGGCTCAGGATCGTCAACTTGGCATCGCACTTGGCGGACTCTCAGAAGGGGTGTCACCACTGCAGATGGCGCAAGCATTCAGCGCCTTCGCCGCCAAGGGGGTTCTGCATCAAGCGCATACCATCACGAAGATCGAGACGAGCAGCGGTCATTTGCTCGTTGGTGCAAGCCCGAAGGGGGTTCCCGTGATGCAGCCGGAGACAGCGTATGCGATAACGACAATGCTGCAAGTCGCTGTTGCGCAAGGAACAGGTAAGAATGCCGCTATGAATCGCCCGGTTGCTGGTAAATCTGGCACAACGCAGCTGCCGCAGACGAAGGAATTCGAAGGCTTAAGCAGCGGAAGTGCTAAAGATGCGTGGTTCGTGGGTTACACGCCAGAGTTAACGGCTGCTGTATGGGTCGGTTATGACCGTACGGATAAAGAGCATTACTTAACGACGTCCGGCGGTGCTGTTCCTGCTGTTTTATTTCGCGAGATGATGAATCGAGCCTTGGCTCAGGCACCTATTGTTCCTTTTGATATGCCGATTGTGGGGGCAGAGGCCCAGACTGCTAAGGATTCGCACTCATCTGAAGAGTCAGACGAGGACGATAAGGAAGATAAAAAAGAACGTGAGCACGGAAATGGCAAGGGGAAGAAAAGATAA
- the hprK gene encoding HPr(Ser) kinase/phosphatase — MKPVTVKDLVERFSLEVLAGHSELHRPITKTKAHRPGLEFVGYFEYFPQAHVQLLGRKEITYLHSLSENERNLHIGNIVKYHPPCFVVTRNQEGLKYLTKYCEEEKIPLLRTAAHTSKFQDLVDLYLSKSLAQEIAVHGVCVNVSGIGILLRGKSGVGKSETAHTLIHRGHRLVADDIVVLKKISPETLLGTHNGKTKEFLALRSIGLINVSRLYGRKAFQDETRIVLDIELTKWQEHALNNDLELDPCFTEYMDIKIPHIEIQLQPGRDVAGLVEAAANNWYLRQQGYSAAEEFMQRLQNDTD, encoded by the coding sequence GTGAAGCCCGTCACAGTGAAAGATTTGGTTGAGCGTTTCTCGCTCGAAGTACTTGCCGGACATTCGGAACTGCACCGCCCGATTACCAAAACAAAGGCGCATCGCCCTGGACTTGAATTTGTCGGCTATTTTGAATATTTCCCGCAAGCGCACGTTCAGTTGTTAGGCAGGAAAGAAATTACCTATTTACACAGTCTCAGCGAAAACGAAAGAAATCTTCATATCGGAAATATTGTCAAATATCACCCACCTTGTTTCGTCGTAACGAGAAACCAAGAAGGTTTGAAATATTTAACCAAATATTGCGAAGAAGAGAAAATCCCGCTCCTCCGTACGGCTGCTCATACGAGTAAATTTCAAGACTTAGTTGATTTATATTTAAGTAAATCACTCGCTCAGGAGATTGCCGTTCACGGTGTTTGCGTCAATGTCTCGGGGATTGGCATTCTGCTTCGCGGGAAGTCTGGGGTTGGCAAGAGTGAAACCGCCCACACCTTAATTCACAGAGGGCATCGCCTCGTTGCCGATGATATTGTCGTACTGAAGAAGATTAGCCCCGAGACCCTGCTTGGTACTCACAATGGGAAGACGAAGGAATTCCTGGCGCTGCGCAGCATCGGACTGATTAATGTCTCACGGCTTTACGGCCGCAAAGCTTTCCAGGACGAAACGCGGATCGTACTCGATATTGAGCTTACGAAGTGGCAGGAGCATGCCCTCAACAACGATTTGGAGCTTGACCCCTGTTTCACCGAGTATATGGATATCAAAATTCCACATATTGAAATCCAACTACAGCCTGGACGTGATGTTGCCGGACTCGTTGAAGCTGCAGCCAACAACTGGTATTTGCGTCAGCAAGGGTACAGTGCTGCTGAGGAATTCATGCAGCGTCTGCAAAATGACACCGATTAA
- a CDS encoding zinc ribbon domain-containing protein, giving the protein MDTYKNCQSCGMPLARDEQGGGTEKSGMKSKVYCSHCYQNGEFTLPDLTVEQMKDRVKQKLVEFGFPRFLTGLFTRNIHKLKRWSPNK; this is encoded by the coding sequence ATGGACACCTATAAAAACTGTCAAAGCTGCGGGATGCCGCTCGCTCGTGATGAGCAAGGCGGAGGAACAGAGAAATCTGGAATGAAAAGCAAGGTATACTGCAGTCATTGCTACCAAAACGGTGAATTCACTTTGCCTGATTTAACCGTAGAGCAGATGAAGGATCGGGTGAAGCAGAAGCTGGTTGAGTTTGGTTTTCCGCGGTTTCTTACAGGCCTCTTTACACGAAATATTCATAAGCTAAAAAGATGGTCGCCAAACAAATAA
- a CDS encoding thiamine pyrophosphate-binding protein encodes MRAIEVGLRFLVQQGVRYVFGIPAGSINAIYDALLDIPELKPIVAKHENSSGYMAGAYTRITGLPSICVASSGPGATNLVTPAANAWKQKLPVIFITGSVPSGKMGKGGAQELYAEPIFASITKMSRTVLDPNQLPEILAEAYHTAISGVPGPVHLAIPIDIQMTDIGVRELPVLPPEQPPTMDLVAAQAAAERIKAAGLRGAILLGNGAKASSDSIVQLAETLEWKVATTPRGKGAFPENHPLSLGIYGLSANIKASEYLNGNDHEVLLIIGSSLGELATSNWEQRLVTNRELIHIDYDQSELGKCYDTQYPVHGEIKLVIAELLDQLSADGQDRSYASEAFQGLAEAAAASEQEQVEEKWNTLAAIRRLSATAPKNARFFLDIGEFMTYSIQNLLIESGQEFDIDINFGGMGSGIGGSLGAQLAEPTRPTICITGDGCFFMHGLEVLTAKEYNLPILFVVINNARLGMVYHGHMLQYKRCLEDFSQERVSIAGVAQSLGLRHAEVRSLDQLQGEHVQEWLSHGGPVVVEVIVEGNEIPPMGERVKFLQGATY; translated from the coding sequence ATGCGGGCGATTGAAGTAGGATTGAGATTTTTAGTGCAGCAAGGTGTGCGATATGTGTTCGGTATTCCAGCAGGCTCAATCAATGCGATCTATGACGCCCTTTTGGACATTCCTGAGCTTAAGCCGATTGTAGCTAAGCATGAGAACAGCTCCGGCTACATGGCAGGTGCTTATACGAGAATTACCGGACTTCCATCGATTTGCGTGGCATCTAGCGGACCGGGAGCGACGAACCTCGTGACTCCGGCTGCGAATGCTTGGAAGCAGAAGCTTCCTGTTATATTCATCACAGGCTCAGTGCCATCTGGTAAAATGGGCAAGGGGGGCGCGCAAGAGCTGTATGCTGAGCCGATCTTTGCATCGATTACGAAGATGAGCCGAACGGTTCTAGACCCTAATCAACTGCCAGAGATTCTGGCAGAGGCCTATCACACAGCGATTAGCGGCGTGCCAGGTCCTGTGCATTTGGCGATTCCTATTGATATCCAAATGACGGATATTGGCGTAAGAGAGCTTCCAGTGTTACCTCCAGAACAGCCGCCAACGATGGATTTGGTAGCAGCACAGGCGGCTGCTGAGCGGATCAAAGCAGCTGGTCTACGTGGAGCGATTCTGCTGGGTAATGGCGCTAAAGCATCCTCTGACAGTATCGTACAGTTGGCTGAAACACTTGAGTGGAAAGTGGCAACAACGCCACGCGGTAAGGGAGCTTTTCCCGAAAATCACCCGCTTTCCTTAGGGATATATGGCTTATCAGCGAATATCAAAGCGAGTGAGTATTTGAACGGTAACGATCATGAGGTACTTCTGATCATCGGTTCAAGCTTAGGTGAGCTAGCAACAAGTAACTGGGAACAGCGATTGGTTACCAATAGAGAGCTCATTCACATCGATTACGATCAAAGTGAGTTAGGAAAGTGCTACGATACCCAATATCCTGTACATGGTGAAATCAAGCTTGTCATTGCGGAATTATTAGATCAGCTTTCGGCTGATGGACAAGATAGATCATATGCAAGCGAGGCATTTCAAGGGCTAGCCGAAGCAGCAGCGGCATCCGAACAGGAGCAGGTCGAAGAGAAATGGAATACGTTGGCGGCAATCCGTCGTCTTAGTGCGACAGCACCGAAAAATGCTCGATTCTTCCTAGATATCGGTGAATTCATGACCTATTCGATCCAAAACTTATTGATCGAGAGCGGGCAAGAGTTCGATATTGATATCAATTTCGGAGGCATGGGCTCTGGAATCGGAGGATCACTAGGAGCACAGTTAGCGGAGCCGACTCGACCGACGATCTGTATTACAGGCGATGGCTGTTTCTTCATGCATGGTCTCGAAGTACTAACCGCTAAGGAATATAATCTTCCGATTCTATTTGTCGTCATTAACAATGCCCGTCTCGGGATGGTTTATCATGGTCACATGCTGCAGTACAAAAGATGTCTGGAAGACTTCTCGCAAGAGAGAGTTAGTATTGCGGGTGTCGCCCAATCGCTTGGCTTGCGTCATGCCGAGGTTAGATCTCTGGATCAACTACAGGGAGAGCATGTGCAAGAGTGGCTTTCTCACGGAGGTCCTGTGGTTGTTGAAGTTATCGTGGAAGGCAACGAGATTCCGCCAATGGGTGAACGAGTGAAGTTCTTGCAAGGGGCAACGTATTAA
- a CDS encoding DUF58 domain-containing protein, with protein MSISWILIITVALFLLQHQLFARWGFRGLRIERTFSTTHCHAGDDIVMIETIVNRKLAPIPWLRLESTIHAGLHFAKISNLAVSSGALFQNHRSLFSLMPYTRIVRRHGVHCSKRGWYKLETVAASMGDLVGVQAASAIHRMQVELLVYPRLVSRDEIPLLSSRWQGDITVKRWIMPDPFLVSGAREYRFGDTMNSIHWKATARSQKLQVYNRDFTADPRLLLAVNTQITETMWDAVTDPELVEKALSYAATLAEYAVSQGIPVGFGYNGSLQGQPGVPVYLAPEGGWPHLEHLFETMAKLAISCSRSFEDFLDHGIEQEGTAMDIILLTSFVSRGIEESIVRLESLGHSVFIIPLQHDLLELNGEEVGVSNVSAHSNAFSTS; from the coding sequence ATGAGCATTAGCTGGATTCTCATCATCACTGTCGCTCTGTTCCTCCTCCAGCATCAGCTATTTGCCCGCTGGGGGTTTCGCGGGCTTCGCATTGAGCGAACCTTCAGTACGACGCATTGCCATGCAGGGGACGACATTGTCATGATCGAAACGATCGTTAATCGTAAGCTGGCTCCAATTCCTTGGCTTCGCTTGGAATCAACGATTCACGCAGGGCTCCACTTTGCGAAGATCAGCAACCTCGCAGTGAGCAGCGGAGCTCTTTTTCAGAATCATCGCAGTCTGTTCAGCCTTATGCCCTATACAAGAATAGTCCGACGCCACGGGGTTCACTGTTCGAAGCGAGGTTGGTATAAGCTCGAAACGGTGGCCGCTTCGATGGGGGATTTGGTTGGTGTGCAAGCTGCTTCTGCGATACACCGTATGCAGGTGGAGCTCCTTGTTTACCCTCGCTTGGTAAGCAGAGATGAGATCCCACTCCTCTCCAGCAGATGGCAAGGCGATATAACCGTCAAACGCTGGATCATGCCAGATCCATTTCTCGTTTCTGGCGCAAGGGAATATCGCTTTGGTGATACGATGAACAGCATCCACTGGAAGGCGACAGCACGCAGCCAGAAACTCCAAGTATATAATCGAGATTTCACTGCTGACCCTAGGCTGCTTTTGGCCGTAAATACGCAAATAACGGAAACAATGTGGGATGCTGTGACCGATCCCGAGCTTGTTGAGAAAGCTCTCTCGTACGCAGCTACACTTGCTGAATATGCCGTGAGCCAAGGTATTCCTGTTGGTTTCGGCTACAACGGCTCTCTGCAAGGTCAACCTGGAGTTCCCGTGTACCTCGCCCCTGAAGGTGGTTGGCCACATTTGGAACACCTTTTTGAAACGATGGCCAAGCTTGCCATCTCCTGCTCTCGCTCCTTCGAAGACTTCCTGGATCATGGAATCGAGCAAGAAGGGACCGCGATGGACATCATCCTACTGACTTCCTTCGTGTCTAGGGGGATCGAAGAAAGTATTGTGCGACTTGAATCGTTAGGGCACTCTGTTTTTATCATCCCCTTGCAGCACGACCTTCTTGAGCTGAACGGAGAGGAGGTAGGTGTTTCCAATGTCAGCGCGCACTCAAACGCCTTCTCAACGAGCTAA
- a CDS encoding aldo/keto reductase, whose translation MLKRTIGRLNYESSVVMFGAASLGNVTQEEADASISFAMQHGVNHFDTAASYGDAEVRMGPMISQIRKDIFLATKTGQRTKKEAKEEIYRSLERMRVDSVDLLQLHAVGSMEELDRCTEKGGALEAALEAQAEGIVKEIGITGHGHDAPTVHLEALHRFPFATVLLPLNYYMYSMPKYREAFDALMEGANKQNAAIRVIKAIAKAPWGEGEKRPYATWYEPFDQQQVIDACVHFVLSFPGVCGFASAGDIHLFPKIVDAVERYGSMNDEEAERILGSISGYTSIFGAPTSIA comes from the coding sequence ATGTTGAAACGAACAATAGGTCGTTTGAATTACGAAAGCTCAGTCGTTATGTTTGGTGCAGCAAGTCTCGGCAATGTGACGCAAGAGGAAGCGGATGCATCTATCTCTTTTGCCATGCAGCATGGGGTTAACCATTTTGATACAGCAGCCAGTTATGGGGATGCCGAAGTACGAATGGGTCCTATGATCAGTCAAATTCGCAAGGATATTTTCCTAGCTACGAAAACAGGGCAAAGAACGAAAAAAGAAGCGAAAGAAGAAATTTATCGCTCTCTGGAACGGATGCGGGTTGATTCTGTAGACTTACTTCAACTGCACGCGGTAGGTTCAATGGAAGAGTTAGACCGCTGCACGGAAAAGGGCGGTGCTTTGGAAGCAGCCTTGGAAGCGCAAGCTGAAGGTATTGTTAAGGAGATTGGCATTACAGGACATGGGCATGATGCTCCGACTGTGCATTTGGAAGCGTTACATCGATTTCCTTTCGCAACCGTGCTCCTTCCGCTCAATTATTATATGTATAGTATGCCAAAGTATCGGGAAGCTTTCGATGCACTCATGGAAGGAGCTAATAAGCAAAATGCTGCTATCAGGGTCATCAAAGCGATTGCTAAGGCTCCATGGGGAGAAGGGGAGAAGCGCCCTTATGCGACATGGTACGAACCTTTTGACCAGCAGCAGGTGATAGATGCTTGTGTGCATTTTGTATTATCTTTCCCTGGTGTGTGCGGATTCGCAAGCGCAGGAGACATTCATTTGTTCCCTAAAATCGTCGATGCCGTGGAGCGATATGGTTCCATGAACGATGAGGAAGCGGAGCGTATCCTAGGCAGTATCAGCGGATATACCAGTATTTTCGGAGCACCGACCTCAATCGCTTAA
- a CDS encoding response regulator, giving the protein MYKLLLVDDEEDVREGVVREINWEAIDFEVIEKAENGREALEMVERLQPDVVVTDIQMPFMNGLQLAEAVRERFPTIKLIILTGHDEFEYAQKAIKLHIDEYVLKPFSAQELINALLKVKEQIQEEVSHRENVQLLKEHYRKSMPVLKENFLATLMNRKLPRDEVYEKAANYGIELSGNSYVVAVLSIDGVLIHEEDLENRSELAKSVSLKYSEDQALKYFALLNITEEIADKRHLGLVFMHNDQVVVLAARESMDKEAALQETMKVLEEVRQNVEKYLKFTLTVGIGTVMKDVTKISYSYEDAVLALDYRLILGNNRMIYIDDVEKRNVEKIRFDDVKEHALTRCIKVGTSQEIRETMDELFQGIEGGVSVKDYQIYLLEILTCILKAAKDSNLNVDEVFGEHFIPFTEINKFTSLEEAKHWLAELCASMMNHIATDRQYTYKNLVEMAKDYTKSHYHEGDITINKVCGHLHISAGYFSSIFKKETKMTFVNYLNHIRMEAAKELLRSTDMKLLTIAEKVGYADANYFSFSFRKNVGVSPKEYRNNSSKGL; this is encoded by the coding sequence ATGTACAAGCTGCTATTAGTGGATGACGAAGAGGACGTGCGAGAAGGTGTCGTCCGTGAGATAAATTGGGAAGCCATTGACTTTGAAGTGATAGAGAAGGCGGAGAACGGTAGGGAAGCGCTGGAAATGGTCGAGCGACTGCAGCCGGACGTGGTTGTGACGGATATTCAGATGCCGTTCATGAATGGGCTTCAGTTGGCAGAAGCGGTCCGTGAGCGCTTTCCGACGATTAAGCTCATCATCCTCACGGGGCATGATGAGTTCGAGTATGCCCAAAAGGCGATTAAGCTTCATATTGATGAATATGTGCTGAAGCCTTTTTCCGCACAAGAGCTGATCAATGCTTTGCTAAAGGTGAAGGAGCAGATTCAGGAGGAAGTGTCCCATCGGGAAAATGTACAGCTGCTGAAGGAGCATTACCGCAAGAGCATGCCTGTGCTTAAGGAAAATTTCCTGGCGACCCTGATGAATCGGAAACTCCCGCGCGATGAAGTATACGAGAAGGCGGCGAACTACGGTATTGAGCTCAGTGGGAATAGTTATGTTGTAGCGGTGTTGAGCATCGATGGGGTGCTCATTCATGAAGAGGATTTGGAGAATCGCAGTGAGCTGGCGAAGTCCGTTTCTTTGAAATATTCGGAGGATCAGGCGTTGAAATATTTTGCCCTGCTGAATATTACCGAGGAGATTGCCGATAAACGACATCTTGGCCTTGTTTTCATGCATAACGATCAAGTGGTTGTACTAGCCGCGAGGGAGAGCATGGACAAAGAAGCTGCGCTTCAAGAAACGATGAAGGTGCTGGAAGAAGTACGGCAGAACGTAGAGAAATATTTGAAGTTTACACTTACCGTTGGAATTGGAACCGTTATGAAAGATGTAACTAAGATCAGCTATTCTTATGAAGATGCCGTGTTGGCGCTTGATTACCGGCTGATCTTAGGCAACAACCGCATGATCTACATCGATGATGTGGAGAAGCGAAACGTGGAGAAGATTCGTTTTGACGATGTGAAGGAGCATGCCTTGACGCGCTGCATTAAGGTCGGGACGAGTCAGGAGATTCGAGAGACGATGGATGAGCTTTTTCAAGGGATAGAGGGCGGTGTTTCCGTTAAGGACTACCAAATTTATTTACTCGAAATATTAACTTGTATCCTGAAAGCAGCCAAGGACTCGAACCTTAATGTCGATGAGGTATTTGGCGAGCATTTTATTCCATTTACAGAGATTAATAAATTCACATCCTTGGAAGAAGCCAAGCATTGGCTTGCCGAATTATGTGCCAGCATGATGAATCATATCGCGACGGATCGTCAATATACGTACAAAAACCTGGTCGAAATGGCTAAGGATTATACGAAGAGCCACTATCACGAAGGTGATATTACAATTAATAAAGTGTGCGGCCACCTGCATATTAGCGCGGGATATTTCAGCAGTATTTTCAAGAAAGAGACGAAAATGACCTTCGTGAACTATTTGAACCATATTCGTATGGAAGCAGCCAAGGAGCTCTTGCGTTCTACGGATATGAAGCTACTTACGATCGCAGAGAAGGTTGGCTATGCCGATGCCAATTACTTCAGCTTTTCGTTCCGTAAAAATGTCGGTGTATCCCCCAAAGAGTATCGGAATAACAGTTCCAAAGGGCTTTAG
- a CDS encoding MoxR family ATPase, with translation MDFTQIGRIASLIKANVGKVIVGKDDTVELMVIALIASGHVLLEDVPGTGKTQLAKALARSLDGTMKRIQFTPDLLPSDVSGINFFNQKLGEFEFRPGPLFAHIVLADEINRATPRTQSSLLESMEERQVSIDGETRMLEAPFLVIATQNPVENQGTFPLPEAQLDRFLMKLSLGYPSAADQVQILKRYQQHDPLDRLLPVVGRAELLEAQHLFTQVRVSDELLQYIVQLAEATRAHADAALGVSPRGVRALMKSAQVYAALRGRDYVLPDDIKALAGPVWAHRILLRTRSRQQDQQVHALLVSILAATPVPTEVKLG, from the coding sequence TTGGATTTCACACAAATAGGACGAATCGCTTCACTTATTAAAGCTAACGTAGGTAAAGTCATTGTTGGCAAGGACGATACCGTCGAGCTTATGGTCATTGCCCTCATTGCTTCCGGGCATGTGCTGCTTGAGGATGTTCCCGGTACAGGGAAAACGCAGCTAGCCAAAGCGCTGGCCCGCTCCCTCGACGGCACAATGAAGCGCATCCAGTTCACGCCCGACTTGCTGCCGTCAGATGTAAGCGGCATCAATTTCTTCAATCAGAAGCTGGGCGAATTCGAATTCCGCCCAGGGCCGTTATTCGCTCACATCGTGCTTGCCGATGAGATTAACCGCGCGACGCCGCGCACGCAGTCCAGCTTGCTGGAAAGCATGGAGGAACGCCAAGTGAGCATCGACGGTGAAACACGCATGCTCGAAGCTCCGTTCCTCGTCATTGCCACGCAGAACCCTGTCGAGAATCAGGGGACGTTCCCCCTCCCGGAAGCTCAGCTCGACCGCTTCCTGATGAAGCTCTCGCTGGGCTATCCGTCCGCAGCCGATCAGGTCCAGATCTTGAAGCGCTACCAACAGCATGATCCACTCGATCGGCTGCTGCCGGTTGTAGGCCGTGCTGAGCTGCTCGAAGCTCAGCACTTGTTCACGCAGGTGCGCGTCAGCGACGAGCTGCTGCAGTACATCGTGCAGCTCGCGGAAGCGACGCGCGCGCATGCAGATGCCGCGCTTGGCGTCAGCCCGCGCGGTGTTCGCGCCTTGATGAAGTCAGCGCAGGTATACGCGGCGCTTCGCGGCCGCGACTACGTGCTGCCGGACGACATTAAGGCGCTGGCTGGGCCCGTCTGGGCGCACCGCATCCTGCTGCGCACGCGATCGCGCCAACAAGACCAACAGGTACATGCCCTGCTGGTCAGTATTCTTGCAGCTACCCCCGTTCCTACGGAAGTTAAGCTGGGGTAG
- a CDS encoding DUF4129 domain-containing protein — MSARTQTPSQRANHNFLVREFSLAILYSLLELIIFFPIIILIQVYVSETLLWMTCLQFLLCYMFGCFFGRIKWLTRTLYELMLCAGVGLTITYLLQGNNWHGWTCAAIGLILAYRGIRCTKDGWLSLFPASIFVTAGLVYFVGVPIMGRLDLFHPYIGWMNGFGFCSLVIFFLATNRAQLLSATLAGNERTAALSLSESVKRSSRIWLITLIACIAAVAYFKQLQQGIGSFLRASIAWLLRLFQSEPSSDQPLEPSPSAQPLPLPPPAPTEEPSWFDMLLHYAQVIIGYLIVIALILGAIYIIIAKLTPALVSLIRRLMNRSFSSKKGEGAEGFTDEKESLLAWKELPRMWWQQTMKSWSRGKANEPKWSHLPNNRERIRFLYRVLIQQAAEGGYTYNKAYTPNETERELSNQYQLSSHAVHAITTAYNQARYRDDDVSDLELDQVLQTLDPLIRNQLK; from the coding sequence ATGTCAGCGCGCACTCAAACGCCTTCTCAACGAGCTAATCATAATTTTCTTGTGAGAGAATTCAGCTTAGCGATCTTGTACAGTCTACTCGAACTCATTATCTTCTTTCCGATTATTATTCTAATCCAGGTCTATGTGTCGGAGACCTTACTCTGGATGACTTGCTTACAGTTCTTGCTCTGTTATATGTTCGGCTGCTTCTTTGGACGTATAAAATGGCTAACTCGTACTCTCTATGAGTTAATGCTTTGTGCTGGAGTAGGTTTAACGATTACCTACCTCCTGCAAGGCAACAACTGGCATGGCTGGACCTGCGCAGCCATCGGGTTAATACTTGCATATCGCGGAATTCGCTGCACCAAGGATGGATGGCTCTCGCTCTTTCCTGCGAGCATATTTGTTACCGCAGGTTTAGTTTATTTCGTAGGTGTCCCCATTATGGGACGATTGGATCTTTTCCATCCGTATATAGGTTGGATGAATGGATTCGGGTTCTGTTCGCTGGTCATTTTTTTCTTAGCTACGAATCGCGCTCAGCTCCTTAGCGCCACGTTAGCAGGCAATGAACGTACTGCAGCATTGTCACTATCAGAGTCAGTGAAGCGCTCAAGCCGCATTTGGTTAATCACATTAATTGCTTGCATCGCAGCTGTTGCCTACTTTAAACAATTGCAACAAGGAATCGGCTCCTTTCTTCGAGCTTCGATCGCTTGGCTGCTGCGCCTTTTTCAATCCGAACCGTCTTCTGATCAGCCGCTAGAGCCAAGTCCTTCAGCACAACCCTTGCCGCTTCCTCCTCCTGCTCCCACTGAAGAACCGAGCTGGTTTGACATGCTGCTTCACTATGCCCAAGTTATTATCGGCTATCTCATTGTCATCGCCCTTATCCTTGGCGCCATTTATATTATCATTGCCAAGCTGACACCTGCACTGGTCTCACTTATTCGACGCTTGATGAACCGTTCATTTAGCAGCAAGAAAGGCGAGGGAGCCGAAGGATTCACGGATGAAAAAGAGAGTCTACTAGCGTGGAAAGAACTACCGCGTATGTGGTGGCAGCAAACGATGAAGAGCTGGTCGAGAGGGAAAGCAAATGAACCAAAATGGTCACATTTGCCGAACAATCGGGAACGCATCCGTTTCCTTTATCGTGTTTTGATCCAGCAAGCAGCTGAGGGTGGCTATACGTACAATAAAGCATATACCCCAAATGAAACAGAACGGGAGCTATCAAACCAATATCAGCTGTCCAGCCATGCCGTTCATGCCATAACAACAGCTTATAACCAAGCACGATATAGAGATGACGATGTCTCTGATTTAGAGCTGGATCAAGTACTGCAAACTCTTGACCCTCTTATTCGCAATCAATTGAAATGA